The following coding sequences lie in one Capsicum annuum cultivar UCD-10X-F1 chromosome 5, UCD10Xv1.1, whole genome shotgun sequence genomic window:
- the LOC107865011 gene encoding lignin-forming anionic peroxidase-like, translating into MSSSNNYFAAIVAREKTALLNLGSVRGYVIIKDAKRELEKTCPKIVSCAHILAVVVRDASTFVGGPSWTVKLGRRDSTTVSHALAETDFPGPFDPLGRLISGFAKKGLSTRDMVALSGAHSIGQAQCFLFRNKIYSNATDIDVGFASSRRRQCPRKDQNGNLAPLDLVTPNQLDNNYFKNLRQRIFFICSTLDKFLDVSSKEETYIGWRRYPVKSFFWIFPAKW; encoded by the exons ATGAGCAGTTCAAACAATTATTTTGCAGCCATTGTTGCT CGTGAGAAGACAGCATTGCTAAATCTTGGGTCAGTTAGAGGCTACGTTATTATAAAAGATGCAAAAAGAGAGCTTGAGAAAACATGTCCAAAAATTGTATCATGTGCCCATATACTTGCAGTTGTTGTTCGGGATGCATCAACTTTC GTTGGTGGTCCATCATGGACAGTGAAACTAGGAAGAAGAGACTCAACCACTGTAAGTCATGCTCTTGCAGAAACAGATTTTCCAGGTCCTTTTGATCCTCTTGGTAGGCTTATTTCTGGCTTTGCCAAAAAAGGCCTTAGCACAAGGGACATGGTTGCTTTATCAG gaGCACATTCAATAGGTCAAGCACAATGTTTCCTCTTCCGTAATAAGATTTATAGCAATGCAACAGACATCGATGTTGGATTTGCTAGCTCTAGAAGACGTCAATGTCCTCGAAAAGATCAAAATGGAAACCTAGCTCCACTTGATTTGGTTACACCCAATCAGTTGGATAACAACTACTTCAAGAACTTGAGGcaaagaatttttttcatttgcagTACTCTTGATAAATTCCTAGATGTCTCATCGAAGGAAGAAACTTATATAGGATGGAGAAGATACCCTGTAAAGTCATTCTTTTGGATTTTCCCTGCTAAGTGGTGA
- the LOC107863012 gene encoding mitochondrial import inner membrane translocase subunit TIM17-2, giving the protein MGTPETSREPCPDRILDDVGGAFGMGAVGGSAFHFLKGLYNSPNGERLIGGTQAVRMNAPRIGGSFAVWGGLFSTFDCSMVYLRQKEDPWNSIIAGAAAGGFLQMRQGLGSASRSALFGGVLLALIDGAGIMLNKVMAAPQNFPPMEEPLPNVPGVPGQPMGQVPGQAAVSIDGMMSESSAPSSSSSTSWFGGLFGDGKKEETATSGGSKTQILESFDAPIPPTFEFK; this is encoded by the coding sequence ATGGGAACACCAGAGACCTCTCGTGAACCTTGCCCTGACCGTATTCTTGACGATGTTGGCGGAGCATTTGGTATGGGTGCTGTTGGAGGTTCAGCCTTCCACTTCTTAAAAGGCTTATACAACTCGCCAAACGGTGAGCGCTTGATCGGTGGTACACAGGCAGTGCGCATGAATGCTCCTCGTATTGGTGGTAGTTTTGCTGTGTGGGGTGGATTGTTCTCCACATTTGATTGTTCAATGGTTTATCTCCGACAGAAAGAAGATCCTTGGAACTCAATTATTGCTGGTGCAGCAGCTGGTGGCTTTCTGCAGATGCGACAGGGATTAGGTTCTGCTTCGAGATCAGCATTGTTTGGTGGAGTCTTACTTGCATTGATAGATGGAGCTGGAATTATGTTAAATAAAGTCATGGCTGCTCCGCAGAATTTCCCACCCATGGAGGAGCCACTACCAAATGTCCCTGGGGTGCCTGGTCAACCAATGGGGCAGGTTCCTGGTCAAGCTGCCGTAAGTATTGATGGTATGATGTCAGAATCTTCAGCACCATCCTCTTCTTCCTCAACTTCCTGGTTTGGAGGGCTTTTTGGTGATGGAAAGAAGGAGGAGACAGCGACAAGCGGTGGTAGCAAAACACAGATTTTAGAGAGCTTTGATGCTCCTATCCCACCTACCTTTGAATTTAAATGA
- the LOC107866097 gene encoding lignin-forming anionic peroxidase-like precursor: MSISNNSFAAVAAIFSLVLLCSMQCHAQLSSTFYDRACPNALNTIRKSVRQAVSAERRMAASLIRLHFHDCFVQGCDASILLDETPTIVSEKTALPNLGSVRGYGIIEDAKRELEKTCPGIVSCADILAVAARDASTLVGGPSWTVKLGRRDSTTASHTLAETDLPGPFDPLTRLISGFAKKGLSTRDMVALSGSHSIGQAQCFLFRDRIYSNGTDIDAGFASTRRRRCPQEDQNGNLAPLDLVTPNQLDNNYFKNLRQRKGLLQSDQVLLSGGSTDDIVLEYSNSPRAFASDFAAAMIRMGDISPLTGSNGIIRTVCGAIN; the protein is encoded by the exons atgagtatttcaaaCAACTCTTTTGCGGCTGTTGCTGCTATATTTTCTCTTGTTCTACTCTGTAGCATGCAATGTCATGCACAACTTTCTTCCACATTCTATGATCGTGCTTGCCCTAATGCACTCAACACGATTCGTAAAAGTGTTAGACAAGCAGTTTCAGCTGAACGTCGGATGGCTGCATCCCTCATTCGCCTTCATTTCCATGATTGCTTTGTTCAG GGTTGTGATGCTTCTATCTTACTTGATGAGACACCCACTATTGTCAGTGAGAAAACGGCATTGCCAAATCTTGGATCAGTTAGAGGATATGGTATTATAGAAGATGCTAAAAGAGAGCTTGAAAAAACATGTCCAGGAATTGTATCATGTGCTGACATACTTGCAGTTGCTGCCAGGGATGCGTCGACTCTC GTTGGAGGTCCATCATGGACAGTGAAACTTGGAAGAAGAGATTCTACCACTGCAAGTCATACTCTTGCAGAAACGGATCTCCCTGGTCCTTTTGATCCTCTTACTAGGCTTATTTCTGGCTTTGCCAAAAAAGGTCTTAGCACAAGGGACATGGTTGCTTTATCAG gatcACATTCAATAGGTCAAGCACAATGTTTCCTCTTCCGTGATAGGATTTACAGTAATGGAACAGACATTGATGCTGGATTTGCTAGCACTAGAAGACGTCGGTGTCCTCAAGAAGATCAAAATGGAAACCTAGCTCCACTTGATTTGGTCACACCCAATCAATTGGATAACAACTATTTCAAGAACTTGAGGCAAAGAAAAGGTCTTCTTCAATCTGATCAAGTCCTTTTGAGTGGTGGATCTACCGATGATATTGTTTTAGAATATAGCAATAGCCCTCGAGCATTTGCCTCTGATTTCGCTGCTGCCATGATTAGAATGGGAGATATCAGTCCCTTAACTGGTTCAAATGGAATCATAAGAACTGTGTGTGGAGCTATaaattaa
- the LOC107863011 gene encoding mitochondrial import inner membrane translocase subunit TIM17-2 has protein sequence MGTPETSREPCPDRILDDVGGAFGMGAVGGSAFHFLKGIYNSPKGERLIGGTQAVRMNAPRIGGSFAVWGGLFSTFDCTMVYLRQKEDPWNSIIAGAATGGFLQMRQGLGAASRSAVFGGVLLALIEGAGIMLNKVMSAPQNFPPMEEPLPNVPGVPGYPPGQLPGQPMGQLPGQAPASIDGMMTESSAPSSSASTSWFGGLFGGGKKEETTTSSGSKTQVLESFDAPSPPTFEYK, from the coding sequence ATGGGAACACCAGAGACCTCTCGTGAGCCTTGCCCTGACCGTATACTTGATGATGTTGGCGGTGCATTTGGTATGGGTGCTGTTGGAGGTTCAGCTTTCCACTTCTTAAAGGGCATATACAACTCACCAAAAGGTGAGCGCTTGATTGGTGGTACGCAGGCAGTGCGCATGAATGCTCCTCGTATTGGTGGTAGTTTTGCTGTGTGGGGTGGACTATTCTCCACATTTGATTGTACAATGGTTTATCTCCGGCAGAAAGAAGATCCTTGGAACTCAATCATTGCTGGTGCAGCAACTGGTGGCTTTCTACAGATGCGACAGGGATTAGGTGCTGCTTCTAGATCAGCAGTGTTTGGTGGAGTGTTACTCGCATTGATAGAGGGAGCTGGAATCATGTTAAATAAAGTCATGAGTGCTCCCCAGAATTTCCCACCCATGGAGGAGCCACTGCCGAATGTCCCTGGTGTGCCTGGATATCCACCTGGGCAGCTGCCTGGTCAACCTATGGGGCAGCTTCCTGGTCAAGCTCCCGCAAGTATCGATGGTATGATGACAGAATCTTCAGCACCATCCTCTTCTGCCTCAACTTCCTGGTTTGGGGGACTTTTTGGTGGTGGAAAGAAGGAGGAGACAACGACAAGCAGCGGTAGCAAGACACAGGTTTTAGAGAGCTTTGATGCTCCTAGCCCACCTACCTTTGAATATAAATGA